In Nocardioides marinus, one DNA window encodes the following:
- a CDS encoding UvrD-helicase domain-containing protein, which translates to MSAEVDGATMRDFDVTGPLPQQGTTLLEASAGTGKTYTVGALVTRYVAEGRARLGEMLVITFGRAASQELRERVRDALVGAERALADPATADTDDTLVWWLLAQEPAQRPVMRERLRDALADFDSATIATTHQFCQLVLRSLGVAGDTEAGARLVEDLDDLVVEVVDDLYLGRFAADREPPPFGRDVALELGRAAVGDPQAQLPDAPGASPAGQARVGFARDVRRELDRRKRRLGLLGYDDLLSRLDATLADPAAPARDRMRDRWRVVLVDEFQDTDPVQWSVLRRAFHGHATMVLIGDPKQAIYAFRGGDVVTYLAAARDASDRATLAVNRRSDTALVQRLQVVLEGAALGDPGIVVHPVGSVHDERRLVGAPHPSPFRVRRLPRDGFRLRKGLVAAPEARQAVAEDCAADIAELLASGATWCGEPLVAEQVAVIVAVRDHGLLVQRELQARGVPAVLAGGGNLLRTPAAAEWTTLLEAMTQPHRSGLVRAAALTSFFGHDAATLDARGEQLTGEVADVLRGWALLVRGRGVAALLEAAEERGLGARVLARVDGERLLTDLRHLGQLLHEAALRDQLGLTGVLGWLREESRGSAERPRRLDSDAAAVQIVTVHGSKGLQYPVTYLPFAYQQFPFPSQVARYHEGGERMLDVSGRGDEWARREALHRAEEAGEELRDLYVALTRAQSQVVTWWAPTANTRHGGLHRLLFGRQPGTAEVPDVQEPREDEYAERVLGLLEQLGGPTAEVVEPATERPEPAAGERPRLAVRTFGREVDTAWRRTSYSGLVRVEEQAAPAVGSEPPVTVLTDEPDESLADLPDLPDPTPDAEPAHPSPVSPMAELPAGAAFGSLVHAVLEHADPDAPDLEAELRARVGEELRWWPVDVDPDALAAALVPLHHTPLGPLAGDRTLAQVPLRDRLRELDFELPLAGGDRAGGGRPAHRVGDVADLLRAHLPDGDPLLPYADRLARPPLADQSLTGYLGGSVDAVLRVGSGADQRFLVVDYKTNLLGEAGRPPTAADYAPAALAEAMLHSHYPLQALLYSVVAHRYLRWRLPGYDPDTHLGGVLYLYLRGMCGPDTPTTAGVPAGVFSWRPPAALVTALSDLLDAPVPTVTGEAR; encoded by the coding sequence GTGAGCGCCGAGGTGGACGGAGCGACGATGCGCGACTTCGACGTGACGGGGCCGTTGCCCCAGCAGGGGACCACCCTGCTCGAGGCCAGCGCCGGCACCGGCAAGACCTACACGGTGGGCGCCCTGGTCACCCGCTACGTCGCCGAGGGGCGCGCCCGGCTGGGCGAGATGCTGGTCATCACCTTCGGCCGGGCCGCGAGCCAGGAGCTGCGCGAGCGGGTCCGCGACGCCCTCGTCGGGGCGGAGCGGGCGCTGGCGGACCCGGCCACCGCGGACACCGACGACACCCTCGTGTGGTGGCTGCTGGCGCAGGAGCCCGCCCAGCGCCCGGTGATGCGCGAGCGGCTGCGCGACGCGCTGGCCGACTTCGACAGCGCCACGATCGCCACCACCCACCAGTTCTGCCAGCTGGTGCTGCGCTCGCTCGGTGTCGCCGGCGACACCGAGGCCGGCGCCCGGTTGGTCGAGGACCTCGACGACCTGGTGGTCGAGGTCGTCGACGACCTCTACCTCGGCCGGTTCGCCGCCGACCGGGAGCCGCCGCCGTTCGGCCGCGACGTGGCGCTGGAGCTGGGGCGGGCCGCCGTCGGCGACCCGCAGGCTCAGCTCCCCGACGCGCCGGGCGCGTCCCCGGCCGGGCAGGCCCGGGTCGGGTTCGCCCGCGACGTACGCCGTGAGCTCGACCGCCGCAAGCGACGGCTGGGCCTGCTGGGCTACGACGACCTGCTCTCACGGCTCGACGCCACCCTCGCCGACCCGGCCGCGCCGGCCCGGGACCGGATGCGCGACCGCTGGCGGGTGGTGCTGGTCGACGAGTTCCAGGACACCGACCCGGTGCAGTGGAGCGTGCTGCGCCGCGCCTTCCACGGGCACGCCACGATGGTCCTGATCGGCGACCCCAAGCAGGCGATCTACGCCTTCCGCGGAGGCGACGTCGTGACCTACCTCGCCGCCGCCCGCGACGCCTCGGACCGGGCCACCCTGGCGGTCAACCGGCGCTCCGACACCGCCCTGGTGCAGCGGCTCCAGGTGGTGCTCGAGGGTGCCGCGCTGGGCGACCCCGGCATCGTGGTGCACCCGGTCGGGTCGGTCCACGACGAGCGGCGCCTGGTGGGGGCCCCGCACCCCTCGCCGTTCCGGGTGCGGCGGCTGCCCCGTGACGGGTTCCGGCTGCGCAAGGGCCTCGTCGCGGCGCCCGAGGCCCGCCAGGCCGTCGCCGAGGACTGCGCCGCCGACATCGCCGAGCTGCTCGCCTCCGGGGCCACCTGGTGCGGTGAGCCGCTGGTCGCCGAGCAGGTCGCGGTGATCGTCGCGGTGCGCGACCACGGCCTGCTGGTCCAGCGCGAGCTGCAGGCGCGCGGGGTCCCGGCGGTCCTGGCCGGCGGCGGCAACCTGCTGCGCACCCCCGCCGCGGCGGAGTGGACCACGCTGCTGGAGGCGATGACCCAGCCGCACCGCTCGGGCCTGGTCCGTGCGGCGGCGCTGACCAGCTTCTTCGGTCACGACGCCGCCACCCTCGACGCGCGGGGCGAGCAGCTGACCGGCGAGGTGGCCGACGTGCTGCGCGGCTGGGCACTGCTCGTGCGCGGTCGTGGCGTGGCGGCGCTGCTCGAGGCGGCCGAGGAGCGGGGGCTCGGGGCCCGGGTGCTGGCCCGTGTCGACGGCGAGCGGCTGCTCACCGACCTGCGTCACCTCGGTCAGCTGCTCCACGAGGCCGCGCTGCGCGACCAGCTGGGGCTCACCGGCGTCCTGGGATGGCTGCGGGAGGAGTCGCGCGGGTCGGCCGAGCGCCCCCGCCGCCTGGACTCCGACGCGGCCGCGGTGCAGATCGTGACCGTCCACGGCTCCAAGGGCCTGCAGTACCCCGTCACCTACCTCCCCTTCGCCTACCAGCAGTTCCCCTTCCCCTCGCAGGTCGCTCGCTACCACGAGGGCGGGGAGCGGATGCTCGACGTCAGCGGCCGCGGTGATGAGTGGGCCCGCCGTGAGGCGCTGCACCGCGCCGAGGAGGCCGGCGAGGAGCTGCGCGACCTCTACGTCGCCCTCACCCGGGCCCAGTCCCAGGTCGTGACGTGGTGGGCCCCCACGGCCAACACCCGTCACGGCGGGCTGCACCGGTTGCTGTTCGGGCGACAGCCGGGGACCGCCGAGGTCCCCGACGTGCAGGAGCCACGCGAGGACGAGTACGCCGAGCGGGTCCTGGGCCTGCTCGAGCAGCTCGGCGGCCCGACCGCCGAGGTCGTCGAGCCGGCCACCGAGCGCCCGGAGCCGGCCGCGGGCGAGCGGCCCCGGCTGGCCGTGCGGACCTTCGGTCGCGAGGTCGACACCGCCTGGCGGCGTACCTCCTACTCCGGCCTGGTGCGGGTCGAGGAGCAGGCGGCGCCTGCGGTCGGCAGCGAGCCCCCCGTCACCGTGCTGACCGACGAGCCCGACGAGTCCCTCGCCGACCTGCCGGACCTGCCCGACCCCACCCCGGACGCCGAGCCGGCGCATCCTTCACCGGTCTCCCCGATGGCCGAGCTCCCTGCCGGGGCGGCCTTCGGCTCCCTGGTGCACGCCGTGCTCGAGCACGCCGACCCCGACGCCCCCGACCTGGAGGCGGAGCTGCGCGCCCGCGTGGGGGAGGAGCTGCGCTGGTGGCCGGTCGACGTCGACCCCGACGCGCTGGCCGCCGCCCTGGTGCCGCTGCACCACACGCCCCTGGGGCCGCTGGCCGGTGACCGCACGCTCGCGCAGGTCCCCCTGCGCGACCGGCTGCGCGAGCTGGACTTCGAGCTGCCCCTGGCCGGCGGCGACCGAGCGGGGGGTGGTCGTCCCGCCCACCGCGTCGGCGACGTCGCCGACCTGCTGCGGGCGCACCTCCCGGACGGCGACCCGCTCCTGCCGTACGCCGACCGGCTGGCCCGCCCGCCCTTGGCCGACCAGTCGCTCACCGGCTACCTCGGCGGGTCGGTCGACGCCGTCCTGCGGGTGGGCTCCGGCGCCGACCAGCGGTTCCTGGTCGTGGACTACAAGACGAACCTCCTCGGGGAGGCGGGGCGCCCCCCGACGGCCGCCGACTACGCACCGGCGGCGCTGGCCGAGGCGATGCTGCACAGCCACTACCCCCTCCAGGCGCTGCTCTACAGCGTGGTCGCCCACCGCTACCTGCGCTGGCGGCTGCCCGGCTACGACCCCGACACGCACCTCGGCGGCGTGCTCTACCTCTACCTGCGCGGCATGTGCGGCCCGGACACCCCGACCACCGCCGGCGTCCCCGCCGGCGTGTTCTCCTGGCGCCCGCCCGCCGCGCTGGTCACCGCGCTCTCCGACCTGCTCGACGCGCCCGTCCCGACCGTGACCGGGGAGGCCCGATGA
- the recD gene encoding exodeoxyribonuclease V subunit alpha has protein sequence MIERFEPTDAHDRRLVPGLGGLLGTFNAAGVLTAADVHTAVRLGELVGEDDERLRLGVALAVRAARHGSVCVDLTGLADGDDLPWPDSDGWAEDLAASAFAASSVVRVEHGLVYLDRYWREEGQVRDDLVRRAEAAPPQVDATLLAAHAERLFPGAGSADQRAVALAAAQQWTTVLTGGPGTGKTTTVAGLLAVLAAEAASGPDPRELRIALTAPTGKAAARLLESVREAQERPGAGFDADDRRRLDGLTATTMHRLLGWRPDSTTRFRHHRGNTLPHDVVVVDETSMVSLTMMARLLEAVRSDARLVLVGDPDQLASVEAGAVLADLVGGLAARAPAAVTGLTTTRRYGAEIGALAQALRDGDAEEVLRRLDAGADGVRRLDPEDPAALAALRERLLAQARSLHVLAEAGRAEEALSLTEEHRLLCAHRDGPHGARHWNALVERSLGEELGAFLGAHGQEWYPGRPVLVTSNDYGLGLFNGDTGVTVRDGEQLRVVVAGASAYSTSRLSDVETLHAMTVHKSQGSQARHVSVLLPPQDSPLLTRELLYTAVTRARESVTVVASPEAVRAAVERRVQRASGLRPRLALPS, from the coding sequence ATGATCGAGCGCTTCGAGCCCACCGACGCCCACGACCGCCGGCTGGTCCCGGGCCTCGGCGGCCTGCTGGGGACCTTCAACGCCGCCGGTGTGCTGACCGCCGCCGACGTCCACACGGCGGTGCGGCTGGGCGAGCTGGTCGGCGAGGACGACGAGCGGCTGCGACTCGGGGTCGCCCTGGCGGTGCGCGCGGCCCGGCACGGCTCGGTCTGCGTGGACCTGACGGGTCTCGCCGACGGCGACGACCTGCCCTGGCCCGACAGTGACGGCTGGGCCGAGGACCTGGCGGCCTCGGCCTTCGCCGCCTCGTCGGTGGTGCGGGTCGAGCACGGCCTGGTCTACCTCGACCGGTACTGGCGCGAGGAGGGTCAGGTCCGCGACGACCTCGTACGCCGCGCGGAGGCCGCACCGCCCCAGGTCGACGCGACGCTCCTGGCTGCCCATGCCGAACGACTCTTCCCCGGTGCGGGGTCGGCCGACCAGCGCGCCGTCGCGCTCGCCGCGGCGCAGCAGTGGACCACCGTCCTCACCGGCGGCCCCGGCACCGGCAAGACCACCACCGTCGCGGGCCTGCTGGCCGTGCTGGCGGCGGAGGCGGCGTCCGGCCCCGACCCCCGCGAGCTGCGGATCGCCCTGACCGCTCCGACCGGCAAGGCCGCGGCGCGGCTGCTGGAATCGGTGCGGGAGGCGCAGGAGCGGCCGGGCGCGGGGTTCGACGCCGACGACCGGCGACGCCTCGACGGGCTGACGGCCACCACGATGCACCGGCTGCTGGGCTGGCGCCCGGACTCCACGACCCGCTTCCGGCACCACCGCGGCAACACCCTGCCCCACGACGTCGTCGTGGTCGACGAGACCTCGATGGTCTCGCTCACGATGATGGCGCGGCTGCTCGAGGCGGTGCGCTCCGATGCCCGGCTGGTGCTGGTCGGCGACCCCGACCAGCTGGCGTCGGTCGAGGCCGGAGCGGTGCTGGCCGACCTGGTCGGGGGGCTGGCGGCACGGGCGCCGGCCGCGGTCACCGGGCTCACCACCACCCGGCGCTACGGCGCGGAGATCGGCGCGCTGGCCCAGGCGCTGCGCGACGGGGACGCCGAGGAGGTGCTGCGCCGCCTGGACGCCGGGGCCGACGGCGTACGACGCCTCGACCCGGAGGACCCGGCGGCCCTCGCCGCCCTGCGCGAGCGCCTGCTGGCCCAGGCTCGCTCGCTGCACGTGCTCGCCGAGGCCGGCCGCGCCGAGGAGGCGCTCTCGCTCACCGAGGAGCACCGGTTGCTGTGCGCCCACCGCGACGGCCCGCACGGCGCCCGCCACTGGAACGCCCTGGTCGAGCGCTCACTGGGGGAGGAGCTGGGCGCGTTCCTGGGCGCGCACGGCCAGGAGTGGTACCCCGGCCGCCCGGTGCTGGTCACCAGCAACGACTACGGGCTGGGGCTGTTCAACGGCGACACCGGGGTCACCGTGCGCGACGGCGAGCAGCTGCGCGTGGTGGTGGCCGGCGCGTCGGCGTACTCCACGTCGCGGCTCTCCGACGTCGAGACCCTGCACGCGATGACGGTGCACAAGAGCCAGGGCAGCCAGGCGCGGCACGTGAGCGTGCTGCTGCCGCCGCAGGACTCTCCGCTGCTGACGCGCGAGCTGCTCTACACCGCGGTGACCCGCGCCCGCGAGAGCGTGACCGTGGTCGCCTCGCCCGAGGCGGTCCGGGCCGCGGTCGAGCGGCGCGTCCAGCGGGCCAGCGGGTTGCGGCCCCGACTGGCGCTCCCGTCCTGA
- a CDS encoding ACT domain-containing protein: MLRVELPDVPGSLGRLAGAIGEAGGDIEAIEIVEKRHDGTAVDDVLLELPPTAMPDTIVSACNQLPGVHVVWISRYGAGGNLFLDLEAVEDLTANPTEALDRLVDLLPVTFRADWAARVHRADGLRYATEAAPTDLPFVELVRTERVEVEGDDVNVMVAARLGGNEIVVVGRRGGPEFLDSELARVGHLAGLAMSIQRD, translated from the coding sequence CTGCTGCGTGTCGAGCTCCCCGACGTCCCCGGATCCCTGGGACGCCTGGCGGGAGCCATCGGTGAGGCCGGTGGCGACATCGAGGCGATCGAGATCGTCGAGAAGCGCCACGACGGCACCGCCGTCGACGACGTGCTGCTCGAGCTGCCGCCCACGGCCATGCCCGACACCATCGTCTCGGCCTGCAACCAGCTGCCCGGCGTGCACGTGGTGTGGATCAGCCGGTACGGCGCGGGCGGCAACCTCTTCCTCGACCTCGAGGCCGTCGAGGACCTCACCGCCAACCCGACGGAGGCGCTGGACCGGCTCGTCGACCTGCTGCCGGTGACCTTCCGGGCCGACTGGGCCGCGCGGGTGCACCGCGCCGACGGGCTGCGCTACGCCACCGAGGCCGCGCCGACCGACCTGCCGTTCGTCGAGCTGGTCCGCACCGAGCGGGTCGAGGTCGAGGGCGACGACGTCAACGTCATGGTCGCCGCCCGGCTCGGGGGCAACGAGATCGTCGTCGTCGGTCGCCGCGGTGGTCCGGAGTTCCTCGACTCCGAGCTCGCGCGCGTCGGCCACCTCGCCGGCCTGGCGATGTCGATCCAGCGCGACTGA
- a CDS encoding nitroreductase family deazaflavin-dependent oxidoreductase: MALTGEYVPSPSEWVRNQVAEYEASDGQRANTLPDHPEWPIVVITSVGVKSGALRKNPVMRVEHDGVYAAVASKGGHPEHPEWYHNFLAHPEVELQDGAEKHTYRARVAEGEERAQWWERAVAVYAPYAEYQANTDREIPVFILERV, encoded by the coding sequence ATGGCACTGACAGGTGAGTACGTCCCCAGCCCCTCCGAGTGGGTCCGCAACCAGGTGGCCGAGTACGAGGCCTCCGACGGGCAGCGCGCGAACACCCTCCCCGACCACCCGGAGTGGCCGATCGTGGTCATCACCTCGGTCGGCGTGAAGTCCGGCGCCCTGCGCAAGAACCCGGTCATGCGGGTCGAGCACGACGGCGTCTACGCCGCCGTCGCCTCCAAGGGCGGCCACCCCGAGCACCCGGAGTGGTACCACAACTTCCTCGCCCACCCCGAGGTCGAGCTCCAGGACGGCGCCGAGAAGCACACCTACCGCGCCCGGGTCGCCGAGGGCGAGGAGCGCGCGCAGTGGTGGGAGCGCGCGGTCGCGGTCTACGCGCCGTACGCGGAGTACCAGGCCAACACCGACCGCGAGATCCCGGTGTTCATCCTCGAGCGGGTCTGA
- a CDS encoding 1,4-dihydroxy-2-naphthoyl-CoA synthase — protein sequence MSAIDGVSDIFDPEQWDEVPGFEGLTDLTYHRAKAHGTVRVAFDRPDVLNAFRPHTVDELLTVLEHARTSADVGCVLLTGNGPSEKNGKHSFCTGGDQRIRGKAGYQYETDGHDDAGAPPNPIDKARLARLHILEVQRLIRFMPKVVICVVPGWAAGGGHSLHVVSDLTLASLEHARFKQTDADVGSFDGGFGSAYLARQVGQKIAREIFFLAQEYSAEDGVRMGTVNRAVPHAELEQVALEWGRLINGKSPTAQRMLKYSFNAIDDGLVGQQLFAGETTRLAYMTDEAQEGRDQFLEKRDPDWSPYPWYY from the coding sequence ATGAGCGCGATCGACGGCGTGTCCGACATCTTCGACCCCGAGCAGTGGGACGAGGTCCCCGGCTTCGAGGGACTCACCGACCTGACCTACCACCGCGCGAAGGCGCACGGCACCGTCCGGGTGGCCTTCGACCGGCCCGACGTGCTCAACGCCTTCCGCCCGCACACCGTCGACGAGCTGCTGACGGTGCTGGAGCACGCGCGCACCTCCGCCGACGTCGGCTGCGTGCTCCTGACCGGCAACGGGCCGAGCGAGAAGAACGGCAAGCACTCCTTCTGCACCGGCGGCGACCAGCGCATCCGCGGCAAGGCCGGCTACCAGTACGAGACCGACGGTCACGATGACGCCGGCGCCCCGCCGAACCCGATCGACAAGGCCCGGCTGGCGCGGCTGCACATCCTCGAGGTGCAGCGGCTGATCCGGTTCATGCCCAAGGTCGTCATCTGCGTGGTCCCGGGCTGGGCCGCCGGTGGTGGGCACTCGCTGCACGTCGTCTCCGACCTGACGCTGGCCAGCCTCGAGCACGCCCGCTTCAAGCAGACCGACGCCGACGTCGGCTCCTTCGACGGAGGCTTCGGGTCGGCGTACCTCGCGCGCCAGGTCGGCCAGAAGATCGCCCGCGAGATCTTCTTCCTCGCCCAGGAGTACTCCGCCGAGGACGGGGTGCGGATGGGCACCGTCAACCGGGCCGTCCCGCACGCCGAGCTCGAGCAGGTCGCCCTGGAGTGGGGCCGGCTCATCAACGGCAAGAGCCCCACCGCCCAGCGGATGCTGAAGTACTCCTTCAACGCCATCGACGACGGCTTGGTCGGCCAGCAGCTCTTCGCCGGCGAGACCACGCGCCTGGCATACATGACCGACGAGGCCCAGGAGGGCCGCGACCAGTTCCTCGAGAAGCGGGACCCCGACTGGAGCCCGTACCCCTGGTACTACTGA
- a CDS encoding DUF4333 domain-containing protein yields the protein MRSSLVVLAVSAALASPALTGCSFEASVGGAPAIDREALEQKISDQLAEQVGRAPEEIVCPGDLDAEVDTTMECTLNDSGESYAVAITVTSVDEDTEQVLFDIEVAETAS from the coding sequence ATGCGCTCCTCGTTGGTCGTCCTCGCCGTGTCCGCCGCCCTCGCCTCGCCTGCCCTGACCGGGTGCTCCTTCGAGGCCTCGGTGGGTGGTGCGCCCGCGATCGACCGGGAGGCGCTGGAGCAGAAGATCAGCGACCAGCTGGCCGAGCAGGTGGGGCGTGCACCGGAGGAGATCGTCTGCCCGGGCGACCTCGACGCCGAGGTCGACACCACCATGGAGTGCACGCTCAACGACAGCGGCGAGTCCTACGCCGTCGCCATCACCGTCACCTCCGTGGACGAGGACACCGAGCAGGTCCTCTTCGACATCGAGGTGGCCGAGACCGCCAGCTGA
- a CDS encoding NAD-dependent deacylase produces MKVVVLTGAGISAESGVPTFRDADGLWEGHRVEEVATPEAYDHAPMTVHRFYDARRSALLGVQPNAAHHALARLEEVLGDDLLVITQNIDDLHERAGSRRVLHMHGELLSALCRACDGRVRWESDLVDLPPCPGCGVTELRPDVVWFGEVPYGMDRISIELARADLFVSIGTSGAVYPAAGFVQHALRYGARTLELNLEPSEGTAWFHEARHGRAGELVPHWVEELLETAHSAS; encoded by the coding sequence GTGAAGGTCGTCGTGCTCACCGGGGCCGGCATCTCCGCGGAGAGCGGGGTGCCGACCTTCCGTGACGCCGACGGCCTGTGGGAGGGCCACCGCGTCGAGGAGGTCGCGACGCCGGAGGCCTACGACCACGCCCCGATGACGGTGCACCGCTTCTACGACGCACGCCGCTCCGCCCTGCTGGGCGTGCAGCCCAACGCCGCCCACCACGCGCTGGCGCGGCTGGAGGAGGTCCTGGGCGACGACCTGCTGGTCATCACCCAGAACATCGACGACCTGCACGAGCGGGCCGGGTCGCGCCGCGTGCTGCACATGCACGGCGAGCTGCTCTCGGCGCTCTGCCGTGCGTGCGACGGTCGGGTCCGCTGGGAGTCCGACCTGGTCGACCTGCCACCGTGCCCGGGCTGCGGCGTCACCGAGCTGCGGCCCGACGTCGTGTGGTTCGGCGAGGTCCCCTACGGCATGGACCGGATCTCGATCGAGCTCGCCCGTGCCGACCTGTTCGTCTCGATCGGCACGTCCGGCGCGGTCTACCCCGCCGCCGGCTTCGTCCAGCACGCCCTGCGGTACGGCGCCAGGACCCTCGAGCTCAACCTCGAGCCCTCCGAGGGCACGGCGTGGTTCCACGAGGCGCGCCACGGCCGGGCCGGCGAGCTCGTGCCGCACTGGGTCGAGGAGCTGCTGGAGACCGCTCACTCCGCGAGCTGA
- a CDS encoding WHG domain-containing protein, translating into MTVEPTTRRERQREATYSEIVATSIALLRDGEDLSLRAVAQRMGMTAPALYRYVASYQELVDLVAYEVDRSATERFRAAADTLPEDDVAGRLCLSATAFRQWAHESPREFGLVFANPIADTSCARREMLTLSSSGHLFTDQMKAIWESNGFPIPAVDDLPPAAREAVLDPLIPAESEGVAEADRGLLWVYMQGWTQLYGIVTLEVFGHMDPRLVESGDLFVDTILRFAPRMGLEHDLDRLEALIRSHLRD; encoded by the coding sequence GTGACCGTGGAGCCGACGACCCGCCGCGAGCGCCAGCGCGAGGCGACGTACTCCGAGATCGTGGCCACCTCGATCGCCCTGCTCCGCGACGGCGAGGACCTCTCGCTGCGTGCCGTGGCCCAGCGGATGGGGATGACCGCGCCCGCGCTGTACCGGTACGTCGCCAGCTACCAGGAGCTCGTCGACCTGGTCGCCTACGAGGTCGACCGGTCGGCCACCGAGCGGTTCCGCGCGGCGGCCGACACCCTGCCCGAGGACGACGTGGCCGGCCGGCTGTGCCTGAGCGCGACCGCGTTCCGGCAGTGGGCGCACGAGTCGCCGCGCGAGTTCGGGCTGGTCTTCGCCAACCCCATCGCCGACACCTCCTGCGCGCGCCGGGAGATGCTCACGCTCAGCAGCTCAGGACACTTGTTCACCGACCAGATGAAGGCGATCTGGGAGTCCAACGGCTTCCCGATCCCCGCCGTCGACGACCTGCCGCCGGCCGCCCGTGAGGCGGTGCTCGACCCGCTCATCCCCGCCGAGAGCGAGGGCGTCGCCGAGGCCGACCGCGGGTTGCTGTGGGTCTACATGCAGGGCTGGACCCAGCTCTACGGCATCGTCACGCTCGAGGTGTTCGGCCACATGGACCCGCGGCTGGTCGAGAGCGGCGACCTGTTCGTCGACACGATCCTGCGCTTCGCCCCGCGGATGGGCCTGGAGCACGACCTGGACCGCCTCGAGGCGCTGATCCGCTCCCACCTGCGCGACTGA